Within the Salvia hispanica cultivar TCC Black 2014 chromosome 4, UniMelb_Shisp_WGS_1.0, whole genome shotgun sequence genome, the region tattttattaagtGAAATTCATagcactaattttttcaactcactttttttatatttcttaaaatttgtgctgGAATCATAGTGGAAAATAATTGGGAGACTGGTAGTAGTAAAAcaatatttctcttttaactAAAACATTGAAGGTTTgatttataacaaataaaatagcaattttttttttatcaataaagaaaagaattttatgGCATCTTAATCTTGTAATTTCTCAACTAATATACAAATTCCTCCATTCACGATTTAAgctattattaattttaaaatttaattgatagttgtaagtctcatttttctatattagttttataataaaatacaagtTTCGTAATTTAATGGAATGTATAATCTATTTatcagaaataaaaaatagaaaatgagattttaaATTACGTATGtatcaaaatagcaaaatgagaaTTGTTTAAAAACTAGGGGCATATTAATAAATCTAAAGTAgtcaaataatatattgtttatattccatccaaaaatatcattgtATACACATTTTTGTGGTGTACTAATATGATCGTTATAGTTACTCATGGGATCACCCTCCCTAACTGCATTAAGGATTACCTATAATTTCTCCTACTATTCTTATTACTCATGATGGACTCCACTATTAGTCCATCACTTATCATATTTGTGTGTACGTAGTAGGAGCTGTAGTAGAAGAAGTTATAGATGATCTTTAGAGACCTAACTTCATTTGTCATTCACTCATCAAAAACCTTTAATGACAATTTGACTATAACGTGGGTTTCAATGAGATATTTCTATGAAACAACTAGATTAGAGGTTTGAATTGCagcaaatgaatagaaaacaattgttttttaaaaattcaataacatCTTGTAATTTGTCAacaaattagtactccctccaccTGCAAATATAGAATTCTCATATTCCGTTTAGTAAATTTTCTATCTTATCTGTAATTACTCATGGATACTCTTTCTAACCGCATTTGTCATATACTcatcaaacaattttaatgACAATTTGCCTATGTAATGAGTGTTAATAGGAAAGTCAATTCTCCTTAGCTTAGTAGATTATAATTTCGAATCAgtataaatattttccatcTGTCTCTCGGCTGTGATTGACTTGTTTACAACACTTTGATATTGTTCTTAAATAACTTAACAAAGAGAATGTGCCAAACgttatatataattcatttaattgagatacgaatttttatttttctcaaaaccGTAACatcgaaaaaatgatactaatgTGATCCAACTTAACAAAGAGAAGACACCAAAGGTTACATACACcgttaaataatttaatacagtaaatttattattatatttttaatgttaaattaGTAACTTAACATTCTCAATTAATCAactaaaatgagataaaaatattatcaagcTCGAAGCCCCTCCAGTATGATAATTGGCATGTTTCTCTCGGGAATGCCTAGTCATGTAAGCATTTTAAAGAAggaattttgaattataaagtaaaagttaTAAATTTGTAACGGTTATActaattacttcctccgtctgaAACGTAGAaactattttccttttagtttgtcactgaaaaatatgaactttttaattttgaaaactcttTTCACTTTAATATTGGTACTCATTCTccattaacaatacttcaaaaaatgtgcatctctctcttactttccagttatgcattaaaacccgtggcAAACCAAATATTTATACGCTTTATGGACAGATGGAGTTTTAATAATAAACATCATACATCGTTAcgaatattataataaaataaaataaaaacaactttACAATAATCGTATTAAAGAATAAGTACTAAATTACATTTACACAccataattaatactactcaCTCCGAACTATCCTATGTCTATGTGCATtgtaaaaaatctcaaaattaaattagttacatataaagaatatttgtattattcttattattttgatcatgCTTTTATCAATCTTCTTAATACAtcgtataatttattattttataagtattattatttttaatttttttctttttaaacataataaaacttaaaataaattcatatcattaaaacttaaaataaattcatctcattaaacaatttaaattttatcaaaataaacaattaagtgaaagtaatttaaacatatgaataaattagatatatcATAGAAGTTTAAAACTTATCTGAGAAGCCAAGatataaattttggattaCCAAATAATCACCTCTTAGTTTAGTACTCTGTTCTTAAGAATTCATACGAACTTTATAAATTTagattcattttaaatatttataattttatcaaattccatattttattctataaatttagtaatattatttaattaattggagactaattaaaatattaaattgaagactaatcaaaatatattaaatttttttaatcgagtaaatatagaatgaaaattgaagagattaaatatttaagttgTCGTTTAGCTTGTAAATTAATTCGAATAAGAAgaattgcaataaataaataaaatttaattttaaccaAAATAGAAGACAAATTAAACTCTCTAGGACAATTCCAACTTTAACATAAATAGAaggaaaattaatatataaatatagttacctaattataaaaaattattttacaattctatactattaaaaaatccaaaaaaatagtacagtAATTACTTAAATATAGTTGCCACCACCGCTCCGTCTCCCTCAGCCTGCCACCCTATCATCAGAGCTGTCGCCGGATTCTGAGCACCCTGTGATGCTgcaataaaaattagaaaatcagTCCACAAAAATACTGATTCAGTTAAACGTGGGTCTATATAAATGTCTTAAACTTCTTGGAGAAGCCATTTTTTTTGCCTTTCATTAGACCAATTTTTATCTAATAATATTTGCCTTTTTGTTTGCCCAATGGATAGTTTTTCCTACCAAAATTAGCCACATGGCAATCCAAAAAACTCTccctttatatattgatatatgatATTCCCTCCATCCAACTGAAGATGGCGCGTTTTCCtatttagtttgtctcacttgagatgactcattactggaattaaataatatctTATGTATTTTCCATAagtaaaaatacattaatgtATATACATTTTTGTGTACTTATATGACCAACTGcatatactatttttaaagttaattataCTCTTATCGGCAATAACTCATCTATGGCACGACTAGAGCTATGTTCATGTTTAGCCTTAATGAATCATGTCATCATTTTTCTCACTCAGTGAAATATCACTCTTATGGCAATGACTCATTGGATCAATCTTCCTAACTGTATTTGTATTCTAGTCACTAACTCATAAAGTTTTTCTAGCATCGTATACTAGCTTAACTtgatttgtcaaaaaaaaaaaacttgatttGTCTTTTGCTTGTACAAAGATTTCATGATAGGTTGTAAAAATATCATGCGTGTTgtcatttgaaaaaaatattattgacattttgtgtaTTACTGATGTAAATCTAACAGACTTATTATCTACACATAGCTAAACCGTTGCAATTTAGAGAAGAGCAAACTATACTCGTGTATagcaattaataaaacaactaACGTCTACGTACACatttcacataaaaaatacCGATATCAATATATGCCAAATTATATCAAGTAAATTCATACTTTtaccaaacaaataaatatttacatgTAGAAATCAAATCTTGCCTCATTATAGTTGTCGGCTAAtcatgtaaatataaaattaaataaactcaATTAGAAAAACTTGATATCGTTGAATCATTTAGtttcaaacaaattataatattttagttaaattagtTTCAAACAAATATCGTTGAACATTGTGTGATTGCGTAGAGTTTAATTGTTGcagttttttttaacattatttgaatatgtttgagtttgattaaatttcatgttttctaagtattttgaagtactattattttcattgtttttgtatttagaattatttacaaaataatgagATTTTGGTATGTCGTACCGTAGTCCGatatactgtaaaactctagTATACCGCAAAATTACAGTATACCGAATTTAGGTATGACATACTGAAAGTAAGGTATGGTATCGATATTGAAATTtgtcataccgaaaataaggtataccgaagttcggtataccgaaaattttggtaagatAAAGGTATGATTTTTTCTCATACCGAATTTTAGGTAAGGTATATGATATTTACCTCAATTTTGATGAACTTTTATACAAAAATGCTAAGAAAATTGACgagtaatttattactattacttaCTACTAGGCTAACCTATGTATACATTACAACTTTTGTTGTtaagataatttaattgttgatATCTTATGTAGAGTATATATTACAACTTTTAGTGTTAAGATATTTAATTGTTGATATCCTGCAACCAGAGCTGGACATGAGGGCTGTGTGATACAACGCATGCCATGCAAATATTGAACAAGTGCGATCAAACAAAACCTATAAAAGAAGAGCATATTATACTCATaccaattaatttaatattgatcaattaattcatttcatcaACCACCACGACAACGATCCTTGTTCTACATCtgaacaaattaatataaccAAACAGCCTTGATTATTTCAGTTTTATGTTCAAGACATCAACATAACATAGGAAACAATGCACATTTACTGATTAATAAAGGAAGCCACTTTTTTAATCATATCGATACCAGCCTGAGTATCTGGACCAAACACACTGAAAACATGATCTTCACCGGCAACCTCAACACACTCGATTTCTCCCTTCCATCCACAATTACTCAGCACCTCCTTGTAATACCACCCTCTATCCTTCAGAAAATCCTTCTCCGCAGCGTAAACCAGCACTCTCCCGCAACCCAAACCCGATATCTTCGGATCCTTACCCGGGTTCACCCATCCTTCGTCGCGATCCCTCAAGCTCGGGCACACAAATCCCCACAGCTTCTCAGAAAAATCTAACCACTTCTTGAACTCCTCCGCCGTTTCGCGCCCAATCGGATCCACTCCCCCAAAGGCGGGGCAATTCAGGAAAATCCCTTCCAACTTAAAACCCTCCGGATTCTCCGACCCGACCCGCATGGCGATATTGTGCGCTATATTCCCGCCCGCGCTGTCCCCGCCTAAATACACACGCTTCAGATCCGCAAATTCGTTGATCCATTCCTCCTCGCCCTCGGCGATCCACTTGAGAGCGCGCCATGAATCCTCGAACGCGATCGGGAGCGGGAATTCAGGGGCTAATCGGTAATTAACTGAGACAGCGACGACGTTGGCTTGGGCGACTACGTGATTTACGTGCTTGTGATAGAGCGGGGAGAAGGCGGATTCGACGATGAAGCCGCCGCCGTGGTAGTAGACGAGGAGCGGGAGCTTTTTGGTAGGATCGGCGTTGGGAGGTAGGTAAATCCGGGCGGAGAGGTTGATCTCCGAGGCGATTTCAACGTCTTTGGATTGGACGCCGGTGGCTGGATCTAGAGATGGGGGAACGACATCTTTGCTGGCTGCGACGGAAGGGAAGAGTTCTTGGAGAATTTTGTCCATTGATGATTAgtgtttttcttaatttctcaCTGGGATTATCATTCTTATATACGCAATTGATGGAATTATTCATCGAAACTGCATTTGTCAGCTAATGAAAAAGCTTTTCATTCACCCTTGTCCACATTTAGTAATGGAATCACTCTTTCTAACTGCATTTGTCGTCTGCTTAACAGAAACCTTTCGAGACTTCgagtttgaaactttgaattattatgaatatggttttatagaaaattaataatgacatgtaatttttcaattactccctccgtttcatatCTTAGTTGTGGTAAATGAacatcacatttcattaatgCATTCCACTCATATTATGTCTAgcagtatataaaattatggcTCAGGgtgtgttcggtttgcaagattgtatccgagATTAAGTttatagtgtgtttggttcatgagattcaaccccacaactcaatcccctatgactaaaataatctcacaactcaattctAGATTGCAtcttgtattattttatcttggaaaccgAACATCACTATAGTATTCTGctaattttatccattttttttattctttttaatgttTGTGTCAATTTAAATTGGACCATTTATTTATGGTCGCATGGAGTACTTATATTGAGGTTAATCAATTTGTCTATTTTCTACcaaagatttaagaaaatgatgttaACCAAGTTAAGTTGAGAAagataaatatagtaaaaaaggAATGA harbors:
- the LOC125220564 gene encoding probable carboxylesterase 2, coding for MDKILQELFPSVAASKDVVPPSLDPATGVQSKDVEIASEINLSARIYLPPNADPTKKLPLLVYYHGGGFIVESAFSPLYHKHVNHVVAQANVVAVSVNYRLAPEFPLPIAFEDSWRALKWIAEGEEEWINEFADLKRVYLGGDSAGGNIAHNIAMRVGSENPEGFKLEGIFLNCPAFGGVDPIGRETAEEFKKWLDFSEKLWGFVCPSLRDRDEGWVNPGKDPKISGLGCGRVLVYAAEKDFLKDRGWYYKEVLSNCGWKGEIECVEVAGEDHVFSVFGPDTQAGIDMIKKVASFINQ